A segment of the Lampris incognitus isolate fLamInc1 chromosome 19, fLamInc1.hap2, whole genome shotgun sequence genome:
AAGTGGTTGAGTTGTTTCAAAGCCATGGAGGCTTATTGAGGAGTAGCTCCATAGACTGTTCCATGTTTAAATAGACTCTTTAATTCCAGAGACAGTTTgatgatttaaaaacaaaaatagtTAAAATGAATGAAAGACTGTTTTAAAGAGCCattggaggggggaaaaaagttgttGAAGCTGGAAGCTATAGAAAATATGCTGCCATATTATATTGGTCAGTGACATTTCTGTTTAAAGTGATAGGCTCTACATGGTGTGGTTTTAGTTCCTTTATTATGAGCTATGTTAAACTGTTGTGGTGACAACATGGCGagaggcatgggcgcaagtccatgaatactgggatggcatcccccgctttacctgtgccaccatccatagggttagaggttgtgtcaggaagggcatccaatgtaaaattttgccaaatcattatgcggattgacaagaccaccatcggtgctgcgcactcacagggtaccaatggaaactatcaaatccactgtggcaacccctgggaaacagggaacaagccgaaagaagaagattatGAGTTgtgttaaaaaaaggggggggtgtcatGGTATGATAATGATCTGCCAATCGCCAGCCTGATGCACTGTCATGTATTGTGGAAGTTGCGGGGCTGGAAATAAAGAAACATGTCTGAAACCCAGTTCGGCGTTTCTGTGTCTGCTCCATTAAACCACATCAaaacaacagtgaggagtttcaccagggggacatagcatgtgggaggatcttgctattccccccagttccccctcacccccaaacaagcaccccaactgaccagcggaggcgctagtgccgcaaccaggacacatatccacatccggcttcccacctgcagacacagctaattgcccgaccaagccagcagtaacacggggtttccaaccggcgagccctgtgttggtaggcaacagaatagaccactaccccacccggacgcccccaccagAATCTGTTAATAGCAATTACATTACGGGTCATATAACAATAGGCATTTCATGATGATCATCTGGTTCTGGCTTGGTTTCAGATCAGCATTCCTACAATTCTTACAAGAGGAGAAACTGAACCAGAAAGAGGGAGGTGGGCTTTATATACCGGCAAAACCAAACAATGAGCTGAGCATTAAAGGAAAACTAGAATGGGACACTGAGTCTCAGTCAatcctttcacattacagggAGTAATCTGATTGACTGTTCATATCAAAAATACCACTTAACGCAGCTTTAACGTTTCACAACATTATATATTGTAGAAGGCATTCGCAGACATTTTTAGACGGGTCATGTTATAacaatgtcagtttgtgagttaGAAGTGACGGGTTCGCAAGGTGCTTCATATCTAAAAACAGGGCTCTCAAATGCATCAATCATGCTCAGCTCCTGCAAGTCACATCCACTGGCTCCCGGCCTCCCCCACCAGCCTGTTGGTGCCCTGTGCCCTCATTGCTGGAAATGAGGCAGCTTTTACCATGGCAACCGCAGCCCGACACGGCTGCTAATCCTCAGGAGTTTACACAATTCCTCCTCCTCATAAGAGGGTCTTACCCACGGCACCAATGCCCAGGAATTCTCCCCAAAACAGACGGAGAACCTGGTcgcagcggaggaggaggagaaaacggTAGGCCTGTTTCATACGACCATGCTGCATCCTCCATTCTGTCTTAGATGTTAAGCTGTTCAAATCTTTTTCAACAAGTGTGCGCGGCATTGTcccttttttgttttgatttttgtttttgtttttttttcctgccggGCTCTTTGGGCAAGCAGAGTGCATGGTGTGGGAGGATGCTGGAAAAGTGTTGTGGAGAAGCAGATCTAGCGTTGGCGTGTGAGCACTTGTACATTAGATCTGTGATGATTCAGAGATCGTACAGAATTGGCAAACCTTCCAGTTTTGAGTGTCACCGCCGTTTTTACGGGGGCTCTCaggtgggggctggggggggggggctggtagcCAGTTTAATGCATGCACTTAGTCATGTCATGTCCATGGACTATGAattccgtttttgtttttgtttttactgaaTTTGACTCATTGTTTACACACTTGCTAAAGCATGGAGTTACAAACTCCATCCAGGAACACTGTGGGCATTACGTACCAAAAGATAGAGACTGATCTTACTTTTTAGCACTTCCACTTGATTCTGACCACTTGTGTGTCCCTGGACTTTAAAGAAAACAGAAACGGGAATTCAGGAGAATTGTGTTTTTGATGTCCTACAGTTTAAAGCTGTCACCAAACAACTGTTTTTCTCAAAATATGACATAAATCGTGTAATCTCATTTTCATACCTGCCTCTGATTCTGCTGGTCTTTAATTTTCTCCATACTAGGTCATTATCCCCTCCACAGTCtctgacaccccccacccccccacccctcctgcTGCCGCCCTCTCTCACTTGCTTGCACTAATCCTTTTGTTGTTGACTGGGGCCCTGGCTCTGGCTGGACATAACAGCACTATGGGGACTAGTTCAGCTGAAGGGTGCCAACCAAGCCCTCCTGCTGTCCACATCTAGGTTAGGCGGGTTCATTATTAACGCCTCCCCAAGCTGGAACACATCCGGTCACCTTCTTTGGGAATTTTTTCCCCTTCTCTCCCCTCGTCCTCCCATAATTCACCCACAGCTCCCTTCTCTGCGCTGGTTTGACCGTGTCCTCtgttctgttactctctctctctctctctctctctctctctctctctctctctctctctctctctctctctctctctctctctctcttccctttgtTGTCTGTCAAACCCTTTGCCAGTCCCAGGAGATTGGGGGAGTTGGGAGGGCCCAGGTAGGAACATGTGGTTAAGGAGCGATGTTTTCCCTCTGCTTTGGCTGCATCTTTGTCTGCTGGGGAAGGTCCTGGAGGTGAAAGGGCAGGAAAGAAGCCATCTGCAGGAGGTTCTCAGGGCCCTGAGCCTACGCTCGGAGGCAGACCCACAGCTTCAGCTCCCCAAGAACCAGACTGGAGACCTACTGACCGCTCTCCTCCAGGCGGTGCGTTGTGTAGAACGGACCGGCACCTCCCAGGGAGTTTGTGACAGGGTAAGGCCTACAGCTCTTTGTTATGTTGAAGCATAACCCCAGCTTTtctcaacctgggtcttatttttgtgacccccccacctcaccccatTATGCAAATGAGTTATGCTGTACTAATTGTGCGAGATTTTGATTACAGGACCACTGTTGGTCACAGCTTTAAACTGGCGTCTTTTATATGGCAACTGAAAACAAgtatcagacatgtttcaacaagtccaatttaatccAATCATCTAAACCAAGTATTTggatatgaaagtgaaagtgcaagttaaaaagTTATTATCCAATATgtgtaatattaataataacacacacacacacgcgtgtgtgtgtgtgtgtgtgtgggccctgtgatggcctggcagcctgtccagggtgtctccccacctgccgccctgtgactgctgggataggctccagcatccctgcgaccctgaaagcaggataagttggttcagataatggaatggatgtgTAATATTGTCAACGGTTGACCACGTTGCTGAACTACTTCCTTGTTCAACTTGCAGGAGCAACAAGTCTTTTCTTACTCTCGGCAGGAGTACTCATCATTGCTCGACCgcggtcgaaggatgatgatgagTACTCACCAATCGCAACTGAGAAGACATAAATAATGAAAAATCATCTAAACAGTCTAACCGAGGGGCTAGTTTTTCATTattttgaaaggacaggtttaagtctTGTGTTCAGTTGACCCATAAGATGCCggtgtaaagctgagtccagcggtggtcctgtgtccaaaatctcctaaatgaagctggtgagtaaaatgatacaaTAACTTGTGGCATGATGACAAAAAACCCCcccacaaaaataagacccaggttgtaaaaaaacatCATTATCCTTTAAAATATTGATTAAGTTGCTAGCATGTCTGCACACAGTAGCCCGCTAGTGAATTGCCTAAAAGGGTCATATGCACACAAGTATTCAGTGACTCTATAGGCAGACCTCATCTTAAATGTACTTACAATGCAAAGAGAGATTAGAGATGAGAGCCCATGGTTGGTAAAAATCTTGAGTTTTTATATCTATGAAAGGGTAAGCTTTAGATCCAGTGTGTCCTGTGTATTCACCCATTTACTGTCTGGTTATTCTAGCAAACTTGCTTGTTATGGCTGGAATGTGAGCATGTGTGGAAGGTTTTAAAGCCTTGACCTCTATGGGGCATTCATGCTGAGTGGCTTTACAGGTTTCTCAATTGGACATAACAAACTGCAGAAGTACCTTTGACTTTTCACATGTTTGTGCAGGTGGGCCGAGAGTGGGATTATGCGTGAATGCGGATCACATCAGATTTTAAAAACCCCAGAGTTAGGAGAACCATTTTGACATTTAGCCTTCATCGAATAGTGCACGGCATTACATGGGATAATGCATCACCTGCCCTTTCAAACCTCTTCCACATCCCAGATGTAATTGTTTCCTCAGAAGCTCGAGAATGTTAGAGTGCAGGAGGTCCTGTGGAGAAAATACAATAGACTTTTAATTAAGCAACAGGCCAGGGGGGAAAGAAAGAtgggaaaaaaaaagtcacttgaAAATTTAACTGATTGTTGCCGCATGTGTCGACACACAAATGTATGGTCACTCACTCTTGGTGTCACTTCCCAGATTGCTTCATATTCAGATGCTGAGGAGTATTCCTATTAGTAGTTTTATTCAAAAAGTTTATTTCCTGGTGGCTTTTATATTTTAAAGTATTTTTTCCTTCGAGTCTCTGCCAGAAACTTGTGTTCATCTTCCTGTCTCGTTTTGCTCTCATTACAGTGCCTCACACCGGATGTGGTCCTCTCCGTGCTAGAGGATGATGGGAAGGCATATTACACAGAAGAGGACTATCGCCGCATCTCCACTGTTCTGCTGTATTACGTGATCAATATGCAAGACTTGTGTGTGTCAAATGCCGCAtcgtcttcctcctctccctcttcttcctcatctctgaACTACCAGTTCTACCTGTTGGCCCTCTCCAACTTTGACCCAACTGAGGACAACCATTTTCTCTCATTCAGTGAAATAGAGAGTATTCTGCAGCTCATCAACCAGCACTATCAACCCTCCTTCCAAGAAACATCTGCTCCATCTGACTTACAAGTAAGAGAGAGCTGACCTCCATCAAACAGTAATGTCAGTAACAACTGAAAAAATCAAAATAGACATGTGACTTGACCCCAACTCAGGCAAGCAAGAGAATTTTCTGCAACGACTGCAACGTCTGCTGAGAACTATGGGTACAAGGCAGATCCTTGGATGCTTTGGAGACTAATTGTAGGGATTTACACGTAGTTTTGATGCAGTACAGCAGAAAAGTAAACAACAATGATGGCAGTAGTGAATGGTGGTTGGTTGTATTGAGGAAGCCATATAATTGAGCGATGTGTCATGTTGTTGCCCACCTTTTGAAATTGCTTTCAACGAAAGGGAGACCAGTCCCAGAAACATGAAAGCTGGTGCTACTCTACGTCACATGTAATAGAAATCAGTAAGGCTTTGTAGCTTGGAGGCAGAGAAGCACAAAAAATAGGTGGACCACCGCAGTTGTATGATACCAGGATGTGATGCTTTGACCTTTGACTCTACAGTGTATTGACGCCGCTCAGCTCATGGAAGAAGTTGGAGAGCGAGAAAGTCTGGGTGCTGGGGCATCCTCCGTGTCCAAACTGGCTGCCGCCATCATCAGCCATATCCTACAAGGCCATTGTTTCAGCAGCAGGGACATTCCTTCCCCTGCTTTCTTCATCGACTATATCTTCCAATCCTTGAACTGTACTACAGACCTCCAAATTACAGGTAAATTAATGAGTAataccttttgttttgttttttattgctgAGTTTATTTTTCTATTAATTTTTCTCcttatgttttttttattgttgccTGCATAAATTTGCATTCTGAGTTAATTTCTGTAAAGAGTTGAACCTTTTTGTCATTTTTTATCCCAGTATGAGTAAACAAACTAAACAAACTGAATGTGTCTGGGATGAGTCTGTGATGAGTGTGTTCCAAtgtggtgaagccattcctttccTTAGATTTAGAGAAGCTGCTTCACCAGCTGGGTGTAGGAGAGGGAGGAGCCACTCATTCCCATGGCAGGAAGAGGCGGGGCATCGCAGGCTTCTCTCAGATGGAGGTGGGGCAAGAAAAAGATACCTGCGACCATGAGGCTCGGGGGATCGGCCCAGACTGGTCTCAGGTCAGGCTGACATAATAGCATGACGTAAATTTCCCATCCAAATACGAGATTCCAGATCCGACCTTGTTTCAGTCCATTGTAAAAATGCATAAGGGGGTAAAATAATTGCCCTTGTCTATGTTGAATGCTAATATTGACTCTTTTGGGACTTGCTCTCTTATGCATTTCTAGAATGCTTGAAGAGCATTTTGATCGGTTTTGTAAGTCCCATTAAGAAATCGCTAGCcattgttagcttagcataagctGTATTTGCCCCTGATGTCATCTGGCTACATATGCACGACACTACTGGTGATCCCTTTTGTGGCCCGGTGACAAAACATCCATAGCATGGCTGTTAGCAAAATAATTTTGATAAACTAGTAACTTGGTAAGATATGTAAAACTCTCATTATATGTCATTTTTACTTAAGTTACTAAATATGTATTTTATGAAAACAATGATGGACAAACAGGTTCCTAAAACCCTATTCATTTTTGCCATGGGTGAAAAATAAATGGACCCAGATGTAGTCTGAGAGCTCTGAAATGTCAAAAACACTTTAGAAATCTGTTTAACTGAAAGGAAAACACCAATTGTATTGACAATTATAAATATTTGCATAACGGGTAGGTAACAAAAGGGTGAAAGTTGCTATTTATTTGTGGCTTAGTGAGCTAGGTTGTATATAATGTGCTTCTAGTGTGTTCATATTTTTTACCGTTTTCTGAGTCCAACTGCTTTGTGAAAACACAGTTGCATGACAATTATTGCCATTAGCTGTAAACTCAGCAATAGTGAGTCAAATGGGGAATAattaacaacatcaacaacaaaaatcatTCAAAGTAAGTCGTCAGCTGCTTTTTTTATGCATTCATGTATTTACATGTTCACTTTCTTCTCGTTCAGGTGTGTTTTTCAGCCAGTCAGTTGATGGATATTTTTGCTCTGGACCCTCATTTGCCGATTTCCAGAGAGCATTTCAGACAGATCAGTCCGGCCATCATTCAGCAGTTGCTAGGCAATGCCTGTGAGTCCAAAGAGCACACAACAAGAGGATCTCCACCCACCGCCCTCGAGAGTAAGAGATTTATCTACCTCATCGATAGAAGCCTGCAGTCTAGTTATAACCAGTAAACCAAACCATTAAGCCGGTGGCTCTTCCTTTGCCTCTACTCTCACCTTTGCGCCCAGCGCTCTCTTAGATCTTGCACATGTGAAGAAAAAATGTATTATACCTTTACCtatctccctttctttctctgaaAAGAGTCTAATATACAGTTTTTCTCTTTGTTTTGAGTCCCCTGCATTGGAAATTAATGAGTGTGTCCCCCTCGCTGGGACAGACACCGATAGCGTTAGAGTCTTAAGAGGAGACATAAGATGTAAAGAAACCTCGTAGGAATGTTGCGCAATAGAATAGAAAGAATAGCTTAACCAGACACAGGCCACTGATTTTGTTTTGGACTTgacttttaaaaaatttttttgaagGGGATATAGTACATCCACGAAGCAAGACAGGAAAAGGGGTTAACCAATTAATTCACATATCTGAGAAAAACAGTCTTAAGGAAAAGACAGAAACCTTTCCATAAGGCTGAAGCgaagatgtgtttttgtgtttagtctgcagAGCTGAATGGATACTGATGGCAGAGGTTGTACAGTGAGCTATACTGTGGCACAACTACAAACAGGATGAATACTCAACATAGTCCCACATGCTATCAACAGGAATAACAATGAGGCTCATGTGACACTGGGCTTCAGGCCAAGTAGTCGTAGAATGGAGAGATTACTTTTTTGCTTTTTTCCGTATTTTTCTTCACATTTGCTGTTATGTCTTCCTGTGTATCTCCCAGTTGACTTTAACTTGATGTTATGTGCTTCCTGTTACGCTATGGAAGGTTCCACCGCCAAAACATACATTATAACACACTTGCCTACTTGAgttctcaaagaaggttgaatcatttcatccgaatacatttattgacagatgcgtttcataactcaactaagtgacatcttcagtctaaactgactccaggtatccccaccccttatgaacaatacagtacaatacactgcctaacgactgaaaccagtgACCAGTCTCATATGTAAATtgacatgaccattaactagagttacaatggccatatgtactattcagaggattggggaatagttgcaatcacagcattgtaaattgttatcagatgtactcttagccccccccccccccgcccccggttcagggatggtcgttccctcttcacatagctggcctctttgaccccccattcaaaccagcgttcctccttatcaaggatgtgcacatcctcatccttgaaagagtggccactgacctgtagatgggtgtagactgcggagtcctggcctaacatgttagctcttctgtgttgtgccatcctcttggccagcatatgTTTAGTTtgtccaatgtacaagtcatggcaatcctcctggcactttaccacgtacactgtattgctttgtttgtgctggggggcccgatccttgggatggaccaatttctggcgcagtgtgttttggggtttgaaagcaactgagacacagtgtttggaaaatacgcgtctgagcttttccgac
Coding sequences within it:
- the LOC130129637 gene encoding zinc transporter ZIP12-like — its product is MWLRSDVFPLLWLHLCLLGKVLEVKGQERSHLQEVLRALSLRSEADPQLQLPKNQTGDLLTALLQAVRCVERTGTSQGVCDRCLTPDVVLSVLEDDGKAYYTEEDYRRISTVLLYYVINMQDLCVSNAASSSSSPSSSSSLNYQFYLLALSNFDPTEDNHFLSFSEIESILQLINQHYQPSFQETSAPSDLQCIDAAQLMEEVGERESLGAGASSVSKLAAAIISHILQGHCFSSRDIPSPAFFIDYIFQSLNCTTDLQITDLEKLLHQLGVGEGGATHSHGRKRRGIAGFSQMEVGQEKDTCDHEARGIGPDWSQVCFSASQLMDIFALDPHLPISREHFRQISPAIIQQLLGNACESKEHTTRGSPPTALEKYGYSTAAVLLITLGSMLGTCLIFFNSCQETYVLILQLFVGLAVGTLSGDALLHLIPQTLGLHDYSHGHDDEDFTESKDYLWKILGMIAGIYSFFLIERTFSFVVPAHGHGHSHDLPLELNCNGQSERGKSISTMQLGTVEELDCTEMPAEDPETTSLTNQRHGVPLLAVMVIVGDSLHNFADGLVVGAAFSLSAETGMATTVAILCHEIPHEMGDFAVLLSSGMSVRSAVLMNFLSALTAFMGLYIGLFVSAEAEVQQWIFTVTAGIFLYLSLVEMLPEMSRVKTDRPCLMFLLQNLGLLMGWACLLLLALFEHELKF